ATGGTTACTATTATGAAACACATATTCATAAACAACTACCACAGAAACTCATATACTAAAACAATAACAAATAATACAGAAGAGCTCTATTCCCTGAATGATTTGCAGAATGTAGCAGATACCGAAACACCCGAGAGCATATTAGAAGTTCAATATATTAATCGCATCATAGCAACATTCTCGGAAGAGCATAAAGTTCTACTTTCGATGCTCATTGCAAGATTAAAATATTCTGAAATTGCACAAGTATTAAATCTCTCTGTTGGAACAGTAAAGAGCAGAATATTTTACATGCGTCAAAAATTACAGATATTGCTCAAAGATTATAGATAGAGTTTTTTGTCAAGACATAAAGAGACCGACTAAAAAGTGATTTTTGGTCGGTCTTCTTGTTCTGTTTTGTAATTGGAGTAAGAAGATATTACAATGCAAATATAAAAATACAAATCTATTTTTACGCCACATCCATTGTTGATAATTGTTAAATTAGGGAGCAGTCGTCAGATTTCATACTAATTGATACAAAAAAAGAGACTTTTCAGCGGATAAGTCTCTTTTCTGGTTATGTAGTTTTTTACATAAGTATAAGATCTAAGATTTTCTCCCTATGAAAAATAAATATGAAACTTGGTATATTAATTTGATATTAATATCTTTGCCCTTTGAAGAGGGTTAAACCCTCCGAAAGGAAAGATAAAGAATTATTATTAAGGCTATCATCAATGGAGAAGTATATTTCATTAGCAGGTTTTTGTATTTCATTAATAGGAACTTTAGTAGGTTTATGGTGTTGGTATAGAAAGAAATTAAGCTCCATCTCTTTTTTTCGCCGTTATATTAAGTATCGTTTTTTCTATCCCGACTCATTGGTAAAGGAGATTTTAAGCAATAATATCAATAAGAATCTGCCAGATAGCGAGTTTATTGACTACTCATTGGCAATTCGCAACAACTACTACGAAAAAGATGTAATGACCCTTTCAATCAACCGGGAAGGAGAAATACAACAAGTACAACTCCCCTACAAAGAAATTATCAATTATATACAAGCAGGGGCAACTCCTCAGATTGAGGTAGTAACAAAAGATCTCGAACAATTTCAACTCTCTCAGAAATTGGTGGAGGCTACCGAGGGAGTATTAGCAGATTTCATCAGCACCAAGAAAAATCCTTATGATAGTCCCACTCTACGCATAAAATCTCTTGTTAAACAAGAAAAAGGGTTCAAATGTGAATTACAAAAAGCCTCCTACTATGACCAAGTACGTACTAATTTAACTTTAGATGTTCCTATCGTTGCTGAAGGCTCTGAGGACTCTATGCGCGTAAGAGATCTTTCGCACAATCAATGCTTAAAACCATTTGAAGAATCTATAATGGCCAATACCATTGGTGTTTCTGGAATATGGTATACACAACGTTCAAGTATAGGACGACACGATAGAATACATTTCTTTCTCAAACCCCGAAAAAAGGGAGTAGGGGTATTCTCTAGCATGTTAGGTACTACTAGTGGTGTTGTGGTTCCTCCTTCAAAACCAATTGCTTCATTAGAGGAATATCTCATTCAAGAGATGCGTCGCGAATTCTATGAGGAAACAGGTTTTAAACGTTATATGGCAGACCACAATATCTCAGAAGAGGAAGTGCAGATTATCCCCTTAGCCTTTACAAGAGAACTACTTAGAGGTGGCAAACCTCAATTCTTCTTTATCATAAAAACGCCACCAATTAGCAACCGCAAGTGGCATAAATATTTCAGCAAATCTTTCAATGGCAAAGAAGAATTTTATGATACACCTCTTTCAAATACCCCTATCTATAAGTTGTCTCCTGAGACTCAGACGAATCTCCTTTACGCCTATGCCTATTTGCAACGCAATCACGGATTGGGATATATCGATTTGAATGATTAAGGCGATAATACATATGTACTATTAATCGTACTTTTTTTATATTCAAAAAAAACAGTATCTTTGTACCAATGCAAAAGATATACATTAAAATATTTACAACAATAATATTGTTGTTCTCAATAAATATTCAGGCGCAAGAGTTGCGTAATGATACAATCTCGTGCAATGAACTTACTCTATCCTTAGACTCCTTACTGACACAATATCCCGATTCGGCAAACATACATTACAGCGATGAGGAGATTGCAAAAATCAACAAGATATTAGATGCCCTATCAACAGGAGTGGATATTGAATCTAATAAAAAAAAGAAGAAAGAGAAAAAAGATAAGAACTTTAAGTTCAGCATATTGGGAGGTCCGGGATACTCGCCCGATTACGGATTTTCAATTGGACTTGCAACACTTATGACCTTTCGCACAGTAAAGAGCGACACTTCACTACAACGAAGTGTAATACCGCTGAACTTTACAATGTCATTTGGCAAACCTCTTGGATTTACTCTTATATCAAAGCCATATATCTATTTTAAAGATGACAAAATAAGGCTACAAGGATTATATGAGTACAAACACACAGGCGAGAACTATTACGGTGTAGGATACTCTAACAATCACAATATAGAACGTAAAAAAGATGTTACAGGATATAATGCCGACCTTCTTCAAATAAATCCCGTACTACTATTCCGGATTAAAAAGAGTGCGAGTTATATAGGTCCAATTGCCGACCTCTATTTTGAGAAGATTAAAAATCCCGGAAGTTATGTAGTATCAGACCCCTTCTATATCAAGCAAGGAGGAACAGCAGAAGGGCTTACAGACATAAACGTAGGACTTGGATTGGCATACTCTTACGACACTCGCGACATCGCAGCCAATGCCTATAAAGGTATGTTATTTGAGGCACGAGCCCTATTTTATAGCAAATACTTTGGCGGAGAATACAATTTTGGATCAATCACAATAGACTACCGACAATATTATAAGGTCTCAAAAACGCACCGCAGAGTATTGGCATGGAACATATTAGCAAAAACAAAGATAGGAGATACACCATTCTCGCAACAAGCAATAGTGGGAGGACCATTTAACCTAAGAGGGTACTATCTTGGTCAATATCGCGACCACACAGCTGTAACTGCCGAAGTTGAGTGGCGACACATGTGGGATATTGCTACCGATACAAAATTTAAACGACTACTACACCGACTTGGATATGCAGCATGGGTTGGTTGCGGATTTATGGGCGAGAATATTATAAAATACAACGCCGTTCTACCTAATATTGGAGGAGGATTAAGAGTCGAAGTACAAAAACGTATGAACTTCAGAGTTGATGCAGGATATAGTTTTGCAGACAAACACGCCCTCTTCTATTTCAATATGACAGAGGCCTTTTAAGAGGTGTATAAAACTTAATTGCTATGCTACTGTTGAAGTAGTTATCGACCTATTGTAAATAGGCATAATCCAAACAACCATCTCATATATATCCATAATAAAACTATGAAACTGAGAAACTTATATATAAAATGGCAAGTGTGGCGAGGCAAGGCATTGGATATATGAAGTAAAAATCCATACCCCGCTAATGTCTTATCAAACCTATGTAGTAATGAATTCCGCTTTGAAGGAGTTCAATGCGGAAGTATGGAAGGCTTCCTTCAGTCATTGAAATATCAAGATACAGATAAACAAAGGCTGATATGCTCTATGAAAGGCAAAGATGCCAAGAATGAGACTTCAACCTATTGGCAGACAGACCAGATAATTTGGTGGAAAGGCTCTGCAATAAACCGTCAGAGCAAGGAGTTCCAAGACCTGATACGCAAAGCATATAAGGCTATGTTTGAACAGAACGAGCGTTTTCGTATTGCCTTGATGTCAACTCATGGAATGAAGTTATATCACAGTCAGGGCGAGCAGAATCCATATAAAACAATCTTGACAGAATCAGAATTTTGTTCTGTACTCACCGAGATACGAGAATCATACGATATAAATAATACAGAAACAGCACAACGCAAGAAACGTCTCTATTTTGATATGGACGGAGTACTTGTTGATTTTAAATCGGCATTAGCAAAACAGAATGAAGAGACTCTCAAAGAATATGAAGGTAGAGAGGATGAGATTCCAGGATTATTTGGACAAATGGAGCCAATGAATGGAGCAATAGATGCTGTTCACCGCCTTAGCGAACATTATGACTGTTACATCCTCTCAACAGCACCATGGAAGAATCCATCAGCGTGGAGTGATAAAGTATTATGGATAACTCGATATTTAGATGATGTATTCCACAAAAGAATGATTATTACGCACTGCAAAAATCTTTGTAAAGGAGATATATTGATAGATGATAGAGGCAAGAACGGAACAAGCGATGCAGTTGGCCGAAGAGATTCACGGATGTTCCGGATGGGGGCTTGATACTATCTTACAAGAGAAAGGTAATTGCCACCTTTATGAGAAGATGGGATATAAACAAACTGGAAAGACAATAGTAGTTAACGAAAGAATGACTTTGGTCTTTTACCATAAAGAGTAAAACATAACTAATATTTTACTTGGAGATATCACTTAAATATTATAGAGAGAAAGGGGTCTTATAAGGGAAAAATGAGAAGAGGATAACATTGAAGTGAACCCCAAAGTTTTTTGTTCAAACTTTGGGGCTCACTTTACAATTGACTCATACTCTTTGTTATGAAATATAATTATACTCTCTACTTCTTTTGATATGGTTTTTCGTATGCTGGAATATCTACTAATTTTATACCGAATA
The DNA window shown above is from Bacteroidales bacterium and carries:
- a CDS encoding BamA/TamA family outer membrane protein: MQKIYIKIFTTIILLFSINIQAQELRNDTISCNELTLSLDSLLTQYPDSANIHYSDEEIAKINKILDALSTGVDIESNKKKKKEKKDKNFKFSILGGPGYSPDYGFSIGLATLMTFRTVKSDTSLQRSVIPLNFTMSFGKPLGFTLISKPYIYFKDDKIRLQGLYEYKHTGENYYGVGYSNNHNIERKKDVTGYNADLLQINPVLLFRIKKSASYIGPIADLYFEKIKNPGSYVVSDPFYIKQGGTAEGLTDINVGLGLAYSYDTRDIAANAYKGMLFEARALFYSKYFGGEYNFGSITIDYRQYYKVSKTHRRVLAWNILAKTKIGDTPFSQQAIVGGPFNLRGYYLGQYRDHTAVTAEVEWRHMWDIATDTKFKRLLHRLGYAAWVGCGFMGENIIKYNAVLPNIGGGLRVEVQKRMNFRVDAGYSFADKHALFYFNMTEAF
- a CDS encoding RNA polymerase sigma factor; translated protein: MVTIMKHIFINNYHRNSYTKTITNNTEELYSLNDLQNVADTETPESILEVQYINRIIATFSEEHKVLLSMLIARLKYSEIAQVLNLSVGTVKSRIFYMRQKLQILLKDYR